A genomic segment from Desulfonatronum lacustre DSM 10312 encodes:
- a CDS encoding nickel-dependent hydrogenase large subunit, which yields MSGCKPQGAPVIPVTPQSNYSGPVIVDPLTRIEGHLRLEVEVDNGKVKNAWSSSQLYRGLETILKGRDPRDAQHFTQRACGVCTYTHALASTRCLDDAVGVNIPENARLVRNLVMASQTWIDHLIHFYVLHALDWVDVTSALQADPAKAAKIAGNISPRPTSAEDLKAVQDKLTAFVNQGQLGIFTNAAFLGGHPAYYLPPEVNLIATAHYLEALRLQIKGSRAMAIFGGKVPHTQFTISGGVTCYDALRPERIEEYRALYKETRDFIEQVYIPDLLAVASYYKDWAGIGGCTNYLAFGEYPQVEKDINSRWYPQGVIMNRDLTNVKDFDPAAIYEHVAASWYEGTEARHPYEGVTEPKYTSLDDKERYSWMKAPRYQDESMEVGPLAQVLVAYAKGQPEVKAAVDLVLNHLGVGADALHSTLGRTAARGIHALTVVQKTEDWLDELAENVKRGDTKIAENHEMPDEAEGVGYCDAPRGALSHWIKIKGGKIENFQLVVPSTWNLGPRCDKGKLGPVEEALINTPIADPKRPVELLRTVHSFDPCIACGVHVIDSKTNQVHEFKIL from the coding sequence ATGTCTGGCTGTAAGCCCCAAGGTGCGCCGGTCATCCCGGTCACCCCGCAAAGCAACTATTCCGGCCCCGTAATTGTTGATCCGTTGACCAGGATCGAGGGTCACCTGCGCCTGGAAGTGGAAGTGGACAACGGCAAGGTCAAGAACGCCTGGTCCAGCTCCCAACTCTACCGCGGCCTGGAAACCATCCTCAAGGGCCGCGACCCGCGCGACGCCCAGCACTTCACCCAGCGGGCCTGCGGGGTCTGCACCTACACCCACGCCCTGGCGTCCACCCGGTGTCTGGACGATGCCGTGGGCGTCAACATTCCCGAGAACGCCCGGCTTGTCCGCAACTTGGTGATGGCCTCCCAGACATGGATCGACCATCTGATCCATTTCTACGTGCTGCATGCCCTGGACTGGGTGGACGTGACCAGCGCCTTGCAGGCCGACCCGGCCAAGGCGGCCAAGATCGCCGGCAACATCTCCCCCCGGCCGACCAGCGCCGAGGACTTGAAGGCCGTTCAGGACAAGCTGACCGCCTTCGTGAACCAGGGCCAGTTGGGCATTTTCACCAACGCCGCCTTCCTGGGCGGTCATCCGGCCTACTACCTGCCGCCGGAGGTCAACCTGATCGCCACGGCCCATTACCTGGAAGCCCTGCGCCTGCAGATCAAGGGCTCCCGCGCCATGGCCATTTTCGGCGGCAAGGTCCCCCACACCCAGTTCACCATCAGCGGCGGCGTAACGTGCTACGATGCCCTGCGTCCCGAGCGCATCGAGGAATACCGCGCCCTGTACAAGGAAACCCGCGATTTCATCGAACAGGTGTACATCCCGGATCTGCTGGCCGTGGCCTCCTATTACAAGGATTGGGCCGGGATCGGCGGCTGTACCAACTACCTGGCATTTGGCGAGTACCCCCAGGTGGAGAAGGACATCAACTCCCGCTGGTATCCCCAGGGCGTGATCATGAACCGCGACCTGACCAACGTGAAAGATTTCGATCCCGCGGCCATCTACGAACACGTGGCCGCCAGCTGGTACGAAGGCACTGAAGCCCGGCATCCCTACGAAGGCGTGACCGAACCCAAGTACACCAGCCTGGACGACAAGGAGCGCTATTCCTGGATGAAGGCCCCCCGGTACCAGGACGAATCCATGGAAGTGGGCCCGCTGGCTCAGGTGCTGGTGGCCTATGCCAAGGGTCAGCCCGAGGTGAAGGCGGCCGTGGACCTGGTGCTGAACCATCTCGGCGTGGGCGCCGACGCCCTGCACTCCACTCTGGGCCGGACCGCGGCCCGGGGCATCCATGCCCTGACCGTCGTCCAAAAGACCGAGGATTGGCTGGACGAACTGGCGGAAAACGTGAAGAGGGGCGACACCAAAATCGCCGAGAATCACGAGATGCCGGACGAGGCCGAAGGTGTCGGCTATTGCGACGCCCCCCGCGGCGCGTTGAGCCACTGGATCAAAATCAAGGGCGGCAAGATCGAGAACTTCCAACTCGTGGTCCCCTCCACCTGGAACCTGGGGCCGCGCTGCGACAAGGGCAAGCTGGGCCCGGTGGAAGAAGCGCTGATCAACACCCCCATTGCCGACCCCAAACGCCCTGTGGAACTGCTGCGCACCGTGCACTCCTTTGACCCCTGCATCGCCTGCGGCGTCCACGTCATCGACTCCAAGACCAATCAGGTCCACGAGTTCAAGATCCTCTAA